Sequence from the Bacillus sp. es.036 genome:
GTACCATTTAACATCGCTTCATATGCGCTTCTCACTATGATGATGGCACAAGTGTGTGACTTAGAGCCCGGTGAGTTTATTCATACGTTAGGCGATGCTCACATTTATAACAACCATATCGAGCAAGTTCAGCTTCAACTTACGCGTGATACGAAAGATCTTCCCAAAATGAAAATTAACCCAGAAGTGAAATCCATCTTTGATTTCTCATTTGAGGACTTTGAATTAACGGATTATCATCCTCACCCTCATATTAAAGGAGAGGTTTCTGTATGATTTCATTTCTTCTGGCAATGGATGAAAAGCAGCTAATTGGTAAAGACAACGATCTTCCATGGCATCTGCCAGCTGATCTTGCTTACTTTAAACGAATGACCACTGGAAAGTCGATCGTGATGGGAAGAAAAACATTCGAATCCATTGGAAAAGCATTACCTGGACGTGAAAACTATCTGATTACGAGAAAAAATCTTGAATATGAAGGGGTTACTGTTCTCCATTCAATTGAAGCTTTTCTCGATCTTACAAAGCGTGAGGAAAAAGAGTGGTTCGTGATCGGTGGAGCGGAAATTTATCGGCAAATTCTGCCGCATGCGGATCGACTATATATTACAGAAATTCATGAAACATTTAATGGGGATACTTATTTCCCTAACTTCTCTAAAGATGATTGGAAAGAAACATCGCGAGAAAAACATGAAAGCGATGAGCGAAATAAGCATAATTTTGATTTTGTTGTGTACGATCGTATCTAACTAAACCAATCCCCCGGTGAACGTCACCGGGGGATTATTTATTATGTTTTTGGAAAGGTAAAACCTTCTCCAAAAACATCTCGCACATCATGAACGACAACAAAAGCTTTATCATCAACTTGCTGAATCATTTTTTTGAGAAGAAAGAGCTCCTGTTTGTTAATCACAACGTATAGAATATCTTTTGATTCATTGGAGTAATGACCGCGTGCATTAATGACTGTAACGCCTCGGTCCATTTCTTCGCTTACTTTTTCTGCGATTGCGACGGTGCTATTTGAAATAATCGTAACGGCTTTTCGTGTATCAAATCCATCAATTAAATAGTCCAATATCTTCGTACTAATATAGATAGAAATTCCCGTATACATCGTATTTTCAATTCCAATTACGACAGAAGAACCGAGAACGACTAGAATATCGAATACAAACATCGATGTACTAACGCTCCATCCAAAGTGCTGATTAAGCATTCTGGCTACAATCGTAGAGCCGCCGGTTGTTCCACCGGAGCGAAGAACAAGGCCAAGTCCGATCCCGATGAATACACCTGCAAAGACAGTACCTAGCATGATATCAAGAGGTTCGCCCATTCCCTCAGTGAGCTGGATAAATAATGAGCTAAAGAAAATGGCAAGCATTGTGTACCATGTTACTCGTTTGTTTAGTACTTTGTATCCAATCGCTAAAAGTACAGCGTTCATTACAAAGTTCGTAATTCCTGGTGACCAATCAAGAATATAATATAGCGTCATGGAAATACCGGTTACGCCACCTTCACCTAATTCATTCGGAATCGCAAACAAGTTTACTCCAAGCGCAAAGAATAGCGATCCAATAATAATTAAAGTGATTTCTTTTCCAGTGTTATTCACTTTATCACTCCGTTCTGTTCCTGAATACGTAGGATAATATATCATATCGGATAAAGTCGAACAAGATTGTTCAACAATATTGTTCGAAAAAACAATTCATATGTTAAAATGAGGGAAAAGAAAGGTAAGGCGGGTCTTGAGATATGCGAAAAGAAACGGTCGAGCAAAAAGTATATCAGCTTATTAAGAATGCAATATTAAGGAGACAAATTGCACCCGGAAATCAGCTGTTTGAAAGTGCAATTGCAGCGAAAGTAAATGCTAGCAGAACGCCGATTCGTAGCGCCATTTCGAAGTTAGAAGCAGAGGGACTAGTCGATGTCATTCCGAATAAAGGGGCATTTATCGTTCAACCGACAATGGAAGAGATGATTCAGGCTTTTGAAATGAGAAAGGTCTTAGAAGAAATGGCAATTAGGGAAGGATACTCTAAACTAGTGAAAACACATATAGCGTTGTTAAAATCTCATACAGAGGAGATGAGTAAAGCTTTTGAAGCGGGGGACATGCTTGTATACCATGAGCAAAATAAAACGTTTCATCTTATAATGGCAAAAGCGAGTGGAAATCGTTATTTGATTGATTTTATGGAGAGGATATTAAACCAAATCACCATATATATGATTTTGTATGATGTTTTTAGAGAAAATGATGAAAATGATCTGCTCCAACATCATCAAATGATCCAGCTTATAGAGAAGAATGATAAGGAAAGCCTTCTTGAAGTGGTTAAGGAACACCTTAATCACAGTTTAACAAAGCTCGAGAATGACAAGCACAAATATCAGTCGCTTACGAAATTATTCTAAAGAAAGACGAGCTGTGTATAGCTCGTCTAAATAGGTTCCCTTATTCTGCAGGTCTCGGACCGGCATCCAGACCAGAACTTTCAACAGTCATCATAGGTTTTACTTCACAATCACCGTTAACGCGAACTTGACAGGAAAGACGTAGGTTTTCTTCTACACCTTTTTTCTTGAATGCTTCCTGCTCAATTTCTGTTAGATCTCCAAACTCCCCATTCATTACTTCAACACGACAAGTCGTGCATTTTGCTTTACCACCGCACCGGTGAAGCACCTGAACTCCGTTATCTTCAAGTGCAAGAGTTAGCTTTGTCCCTTCTTCTACGTCAAATGATCCGTGATCTGGTACTGTTACTTTAGCCAAAGAAATTCCTCCTTTATAAATCGTTCCCCGTTCACTTACTATCATATCGGAAATATGTACTCGTTTGAAGCACTCTTTTAATTGTAAAATTTCGTCGAATGATGTGTAAAGAATAGAAGGAAGGGTAAATAAGAAGTAGTAAAGATGAACCAGGAGGAAAAACATGGATAAAAAATATTTTACTTTAGAGGAAGCGAATAATTTATTACCCATGATTAAAAGAGAGCTTGCCGGATTAAAGCGTTTAAAAGCCCAGTTTAATGAACATTATGATCAAATTGAGCAACATAAAAAAACGCTTCTTTATCGCCATAAAACAAAAGTAGATGAGGATATTCTATTTAAGAAAGAAGCGCGTATGGAGTTTATGGAATTAGAGGCACAAACGTTTATCAATAATATTATGGCCCTCGGGGTCGAAATTAAAAACGTAGATGAAGGGTTAATTGATTTTCCTGCCGTTATCAATGGAAAAAAAGTGCTACTTTGTTGGAAAGAAGGGGAAAACGAGGTTTCCTTTTTTCATTCTGATTTTGGAGGGTTTAGCCAAAGAGAACCGATTGAAAACATCATTAAAGAAGAAGAGCAGGGCTGAGGTCGTTCAGCCCCCCTTATTTGGAAGAATAAATAAATTTCAATTACCGTACTAGTATAGAAAATAAAATATTGCTTACCTTAAGAAACAAGGGAGGTGAAGCAATGAAAAACCCAAAGCAAAATCAAAAGCATGAGACAGAATTTGCGAGTGAGCTTGCAGCTGATCAGAACAATAATAAGAAACATAAGAAAAATAAAAAACAGAAAAAGAATGCCTAACAAAAAGAAGCTCTTAATGGAGCTTCTTTTCTTTATGATAGTAGTAGATTAGTTCCCTTCTATCTCTAAAACAGTTAAAATAGAAAGCAGACTAAAGAGAGAAAAGGATGAGGATCATGAGCTTGTTACAGGCTGAATCAATCACCAAGTCATATGGAGAAAAAACATTATTCGATGAAATATCTTTTTCGCTCGAAGATAAGCAAAGAATCGGATTAATCGGTGTTAACGGGACTGGAAAATCGTCATTGCTTAAAATCCTTGCAGGGCTTGAATCAATGGATCGTGGCAAACTTTATCACGCAAATCAATTTCATGTGGAATATTTACCTCAAGATCCAGTGTTTATAGAGAAGAAGACGATTCTTGAAACGGTTTTTGATAGTGACGTACCGCTTTTTAATACGGTGCGGAAATATGAAGAGGCGCTTCAAACCGTAATGAATCATCCCGAAAAAGAATCTGCTCAAGAAAAGTTGCTTCAAGCACAAGAAGACATGGATCGTCTTCAAGCATGGGATTTTAGTACACAAGCTAAAACGATCTTAACGAAGCTAGGTCTCCAGGATTTTGAGGCAAAGGTTAATGCATTATCGGGTGGTCAACAGAAGCGGGTGGCACTAGCAAAAGCATTTATTAATCCTGCCGATTTATTAATTCTTGATGAGCCTACAAACCATATTGATAATGCTACAGTGGAGTGGTTAGAGCAGTATCTCGCGAGCTATTCGGGCACTCTTTTACTTGTCACACACGACAGGTACTTTCTTAATCGCGTAACGAATCGTATTTTTGAATTAGATAAAGGACGGTTATTTGAATATGATGGAAACTATGCGACGTTTTTAGAACAGAAAGCGTTGCGAGAAGAACGTGAAGCAAAAGAAGAAGATAAGCATAACAAATTACTTAAGAGTGAACTCGAATGGCTAAAAAAGGGAGCTAAAGCAAGAACAACAAAACAAAAAGCCAGGAAACAAAGAATTGAAAACATGAAAGAACTACCTGGGCGTGCGACTGAAGGCAATGTAGATATGGCATTAGGAGCTAGTCGACTAGGCAAAAAGGTGATTGAAGCAACTGACCTTACAAAAACCATTAATGGTCGCACCTTGACTGATCGGTTTAACTATCTTGTCCTTCCTCAAGATCGAATTGGTATCATCGGACCAAATGGTTCTGGTAAAACAACGTTACTCAATATGCTTGCAGGTCGGATTGCACCTGACTCTGGTCACGTTGAAATTGGGGTCACAGTTAAGCCTGGTTTTTACACTCAACAAAATGAAGGGCTTGATGAATCTTTAAGAGTTATTGAGTACATTCGAG
This genomic interval carries:
- a CDS encoding dihydrofolate reductase, which produces MISFLLAMDEKQLIGKDNDLPWHLPADLAYFKRMTTGKSIVMGRKTFESIGKALPGRENYLITRKNLEYEGVTVLHSIEAFLDLTKREEKEWFVIGGAEIYRQILPHADRLYITEIHETFNGDTYFPNFSKDDWKETSREKHESDERNKHNFDFVVYDRI
- a CDS encoding DUF2203 domain-containing protein; the encoded protein is MDKKYFTLEEANNLLPMIKRELAGLKRLKAQFNEHYDQIEQHKKTLLYRHKTKVDEDILFKKEARMEFMELEAQTFINNIMALGVEIKNVDEGLIDFPAVINGKKVLLCWKEGENEVSFFHSDFGGFSQREPIENIIKEEEQG
- a CDS encoding GntR family transcriptional regulator, with product MRKETVEQKVYQLIKNAILRRQIAPGNQLFESAIAAKVNASRTPIRSAISKLEAEGLVDVIPNKGAFIVQPTMEEMIQAFEMRKVLEEMAIREGYSKLVKTHIALLKSHTEEMSKAFEAGDMLVYHEQNKTFHLIMAKASGNRYLIDFMERILNQITIYMILYDVFRENDENDLLQHHQMIQLIEKNDKESLLEVVKEHLNHSLTKLENDKHKYQSLTKLF
- a CDS encoding 2Fe-2S iron-sulfur cluster-binding protein; the encoded protein is MAKVTVPDHGSFDVEEGTKLTLALEDNGVQVLHRCGGKAKCTTCRVEVMNGEFGDLTEIEQEAFKKKGVEENLRLSCQVRVNGDCEVKPMMTVESSGLDAGPRPAE
- a CDS encoding YitT family protein; this encodes MNNTGKEITLIIIGSLFFALGVNLFAIPNELGEGGVTGISMTLYYILDWSPGITNFVMNAVLLAIGYKVLNKRVTWYTMLAIFFSSLFIQLTEGMGEPLDIMLGTVFAGVFIGIGLGLVLRSGGTTGGSTIVARMLNQHFGWSVSTSMFVFDILVVLGSSVVIGIENTMYTGISIYISTKILDYLIDGFDTRKAVTIISNSTVAIAEKVSEEMDRGVTVINARGHYSNESKDILYVVINKQELFLLKKMIQQVDDKAFVVVHDVRDVFGEGFTFPKT
- a CDS encoding ABC-F family ATP-binding cassette domain-containing protein, producing MSLLQAESITKSYGEKTLFDEISFSLEDKQRIGLIGVNGTGKSSLLKILAGLESMDRGKLYHANQFHVEYLPQDPVFIEKKTILETVFDSDVPLFNTVRKYEEALQTVMNHPEKESAQEKLLQAQEDMDRLQAWDFSTQAKTILTKLGLQDFEAKVNALSGGQQKRVALAKAFINPADLLILDEPTNHIDNATVEWLEQYLASYSGTLLLVTHDRYFLNRVTNRIFELDKGRLFEYDGNYATFLEQKALREEREAKEEDKHNKLLKSELEWLKKGAKARTTKQKARKQRIENMKELPGRATEGNVDMALGASRLGKKVIEATDLTKTINGRTLTDRFNYLVLPQDRIGIIGPNGSGKTTLLNMLAGRIAPDSGHVEIGVTVKPGFYTQQNEGLDESLRVIEYIREGGEEVRLRKGGTVSASQMLERFLFSPDMQWTYISRLSGGEKRRLYLLRILMEEPNVLFLDEPTNDLDVQTLAVLEDYLADFPGAVITVSHDRYFLDKIAEQLFVFDGTGKINHYYGSYSDYLDVVKREKELEALDKKQSSQKEDIVNEKPKQVKLSYKEKKEWETIGDTIEKIEQRIEDVKNEIAESGSDFAKVDELYKEEQALSMELEEKIERWSELSEKME